A window of Zestosphaera sp. genomic DNA:
CACTAGGATTAATGCTAATTAAGTCTTTAATACTCATTACTTGACCACCAGCATTCTTGACCTTCTCTACGGCCTTAGGTGAGAAACTGAAAGCAGCTACTACTACTCTCTTGTTTATGGTGCCGGCACCCAGAAGCTTCCCAGGAATTACCACTACCTCATTAGGTGAGGCCACTCTCTCTAATTTAGAGACATTAACTACTACTCTGCTCCTAGAAGGTCTTTCTAGGATATCAGCTACGTAATCCCATATAGGCGCCTTATACTGGTTAGCTGTCTTCCTTAATTCTCTAGTCAGTGTTCTCAAAGTAATGTTTGTAGGTCCTGTACGAGGCACCCTCACTCACCACTCTGAACTTTAATAGAGTCCAATACACTTAAAAACTTATCAAGTTTTGATATAACTATCTTCAAAGCTTCAGCCACCACAGTCTCCGGCTTTAGAGACCCGGAAGACTCTATAGTTAGGTAAAACTCGTCGTCTTTAAACCCCAACTCTATAGCGTCGGTAGGGCAGGACTTAACGCATTGCCTGCAGAGAATACATTTCTCATCATACGCTCTCACCTTACCGCCCTCCAAGACTAAAGCATCCCGTGGGCAGACCTCCACACACTTACCGCAGAGAGTGCATAAACTCTCTTTAATAGTGAGTCTTGCAGAGTAGGTTACTGTAGAGATAGTTACTGGAGACCACTTAATATGTTCTATGCCTCTCCCAAGTCTTGCGTAAGCCTCTAAAGAAATCTCTTGGTTAGGTCCGAGAACTACTATAGGTATCTTATCGTAGACGGGCCTCACGTCAGGGTCTGTAAGGGGCTTGAGGTCACCTGAGTACACAGTCTTAGTCTCGCCATCTTTTGCTGAGGCTTGAAGAGACAAAACCGCGTAGCACTCGATAGATTTTTCAGGACCTGCGCCAACACACTCCTCAGGACTCTTATACTTCCTCAGAGCTTCTTCAGAATTCAGCGGTATTAGACCTAATCTGTGAGCTATTATCTCGTCATGAAGAACTGAAGTGTTGTTGTTGAATATAACGAAATCTACAGCCATGGTTGGAACATACTCCATAGAAGCTCTCCTAATAGCGTTTAAGAGGGCTAGGGGGACTCCTTTGAAGAGAAGTTTAAGACGATTATCTCCTCTCTCAACTACTATGACAGAATAAGACACCTTACACCCTCCTACCTCTCCTGCCGCCAGGCCTCCGCGTCGTGTCGTGGGGGATGGGAGTTACGTCCTCTATACGCCCGATAATGAATCCAGTCCTGGCTAAGGCTCTAATAGCTGCTTGAGCGCCGGGCCCAGGTATCTTAGGCCCGTGGCCTCCCGGACCCCTAACCTTAATATGTATAGCGTTTATTCCCTTATCCATGGCTTTCTGAGCAGCTCTGTAAGCGATGAGCATCGCTACGTAGGGAGACGGCTTCTCTCTATCAGCTCTTACTACCATCCCTCCAGACATAGTCGCCACAGTCTCAGCACCGCTTAAGTCAGTTATGTGGACTATAGTGTTATTGAAAGAACTGTATATGTGTGCAACCCCCCACTTAAGTTCTCTAGAAGTAAAAGCCATAAATCCTCACCTACTCACTGCCTAATACTTCTCCAAAAATTTCTTCCTTCTTTATTCTAGTAGCTATAGGCGAGCCCGGAGTAAAACCAACTAACTGCTCTTCTTCTCTATTGACTAGGTAGCCAGGCGACGTCACTCTCTTACCACCGATGGATATGTGGCCGTGCACGATTAGTTGCCTAGCTTCATGAATAGTCCTAGCAAGTCCTTTCCTATACACTATAGTCTGCAACCTTCTCTGAAGAACGTCTTCAACGGTTAGTCCTAGAATATCGTCTATAGTGCCGTACTCTTTCTGAAGGAGTCCTAAGCTATAAAGCTTCCTAACTAGGTCTTTCTCTCTAACAGACCTCTCATCAGGGGTTAGAGAGAGGAGTGCCTTAGCTTTATTCCTTATATTCCTCAAGTAAGTCTGAGCAAGCCATAATTCCCTCTTATTCCTCAACCCATACTTACCTACTAACTCCATCTCTTCAACTAGCCTGTCTTTAATCCACGGATGCCCGGGCTTTTCCCACTTCCTCCTAGATTTTCTTGGGTCACCCATCAAAGACCACCCAACTACTCACTAACTCACTCCTGCTTCTGCTGTGCTGCCTTACCCTTAGTAACCCCAACTACAGGCCCTATCCTGCCCGTAGTGTGGGTTCTCTGCCCTCTCACTTTAAGACCCAGCTGATGTCTTATACCTCTCCAACTCCTCGTCTTTATCTCTCTCTCAATATCGCTTCTAGCCTCAAAAATCAAGTCTGCTGATATGAGGTGTCTATCCTCTCCTGAAGCGTAGTCTTTCCGCCTGTTAAGATACCAGGCAGGAATACCGTACTTAAGTGGATTATTTATTACGTCTTCTACTCTCCGCACTTCAGCATCACTTAAGTAGCCTATACGAGATTGAGGGTCAAGCCCGACTATCCTCGCTATAGCGAGTCCAGTATGATAGCCAACTCCCTTTATCTTAGCTAGACCGTAAGGAATAAGTAAGTCTCCCTCTACATCAACGCCGGCAATCCTCACTATATGCCTAAACCTACCCTCACTCATTCTATTATTCACCGCACACCTAGATTAAAGACTATTAACAGTATATAAGTTTTTTCAAGACTGTAGGATTAATCACGCGTCTCAGTTCTTGATTAGTCTTAAGACCTGCCCAACTAGTTTCTGGCCTATAAGGTAGCGAGACCTACTCAAGACCAGAGTTTTAGAGGTCTTACACACATAATCTAGAGCAGTAGAGGTCAGCCCTCCTTAACTGAAGGACCGGGAGTTTCTTCCTGACTTCATAAACTAACTCTACATCTATGTCTATCTCAGAGTATTTCTCTCCAACGCCTAAGTCAAGTATTTGAGTTCCCCAAGGATCGACCACGAGAGACCTCCCAGTATATTCATCTCCATACTGCACCGCGACAGCCACGTAGACGGTGTTTTCATGTGCTCTAGCCCTAGCTAAGAAAGAGAGAGTCTCTTCTTTTAGTGGGCCCTTGAACCAAGCTGACGGGACTACTATGAGTTCAGCCCCGTTGAGTGAGTAGATTCTAAAGAGTTCTGGGAACCTTATGTCGAAGCATATAGCGACTGCGATTCTTGCCTTCCCTACATCCACTACTGGAGAAACTTCCTCACCACGCATCATGTAGTCTGATTCTCGGTATCCGTAAGCGTCAAACAAGTGGGTTTTTCTATATGTGCTAGCTATCTCGCCATTAGGCTTTATCACGACGGCAGTGTTATAGACTCTAGGAGGTTCTGGACTTTTCTCAAATGTAGTAACGACAAAATAAGCGGAGAACTCGCGAGCTAAGCTACTAAAGAACTTAACAAACTCGCCTTCAAGGCCGTCCGCCATAGCGTAGGCCTCTTCAGGCCTTAACCTCACTATGTTGAAAGCAGCGTATTCAGGCAAGATAACTATGTCGGCTGTTACATCCTTAAGCAACTTACCGAGCTTGCTTAAGGTTTCGTTCTTACTAGCTAGCGAAGAGAACTGCAGTATGCCCAACCTCAACTCACGCATAACTAGCACCCCCATGAAACTCCCGTAGCTCTTATTTTAAACTTATTGACCATAGTAGATTGGTGGTCTGCGTGTGCCGAGTTTTAATTGGGGTGATGAGTGGGGAATTCGCTAAGACTGGACTAGGAAATCTCGTAGAGGGTTTTATAGAATCATCTCGCAGAGACCCTTACCTAGCTGAAGTCACGGGAGGTCGTAGAGACTCGCATGATGATGGGTGGGGTCTGGCAGTAGCGGGATTCAAGAACGAGATATTAACCATCTTTCACGAGAAGATGGCACACCCCATATTCAGTGATGTATCGAGAGAGTTGTTGAGAGTGTTTTCTAGTAAGCTGAGCAGATATGAAGAACTATACCTGCTACTCCACTCTCGCGCTACTGGAACAGAACCTCTAGGCACGAGTAACGCCCACCCCTACGAAGTAGACTACAAGCTAGGTAAAGTTTGGTTTATTCATAATGGTAGCATAGACAAACTACGTGCTTCTCGAGAGGCCGGCATAGATCCGCATCTCCACGTAGACTCTCGCGTGGTAGCTGAACTGATAGCTAAGTACCTGAGTGCTTGTGTTACGACATGTGAGGATCTAGACGAATGCGTGTCTGCAGCGTATGAGAAACTCTATAGAGAATATACTCGCGAGGGTGAAGCGCTAATAACAGGTCTCTTAAGCTATTGTGGAGGAAGTGATGTAAGACTCTACGCTACCTCACTAGTAAGAGGTTATGAGAATCTAGATAACGCGAGAAAAGCTTACTACGCAGTATATAGGGTATGGGGTGACGGATTCAACGTGGTATCTTCCTCAACACTAGTTGATTATTATTTGAAGCTAAGTAGCTTCAGCAAATCAACACAACAACAAAAAGTTCTTAAAATAGAGCGTGACTCAATAAAGACGTTACTCTCTGTTTGAGCCGGAGGTAGACCATTCTTGAGTGAGTCAACGAAGAAATATTACGTGCACCCGACAGCCATAATAGAAGAAGATGTTGAGATAGGGGAGGGTACTAGAATATGGCACTTTGTACATGTCAGGAAAGGTGCTAGAATAGGTCGGAATTGCAATATAGGTAAAGACGTTTACATAGATGCTGGCGTGAAGATAGGCAATAATGTCAAGATCCAGAATTTCGTCTCTGTTTACAGGGGGGTCACGTTAGAAGACGACGTTTTCGTAGGTCCTCACGCAACGTTCACTAACGACATCTACCCAAGGTCTTTTAACGTAGAGTGGGAGGTAATACCCACGATAGTTAGGAGAGGTGCGTCTATAGGAGCTAATGCGACAATAATTTGTGGAGTGACTATAGGAGAGTACGCGATGGTAGGTGCTGGAGCTGTAGTAACTAAGGACGTCCCGCCTCACGGACTCGTTTTGGGGAATCCGGCTAGACTAGTCGGTTTTGTGTGTTTCTGTGGCAAACCACTTAAGGAGAAGGATAAGGTGAAGGAGGAGAGTAAGGTAGTAGTTTATAAGTGTGAGAGATGCGGTAAGGAAGTTGAAATTCCTTTAGAGCTGTATAAGCAGGTTATGAAGACTTAATCTCTGTGATTTTAGGAGCGTGAGTTTAAATCGTAATTCCTAACTTCTCTATTCTGGTGTAGTTGTTGTTATTAGTTATGACGTTAACTGAATCATATATTAGTATGTCGGGATTCTTAGAAAGCCTCATTATGTCTCCTGTTGTTAACTTGCTGTATTCTGTGTGCTTAGTTAAGACTATGATAGCGTCTCTGTCTTCCAGGGCTACTCGTAAGTCTTGAGTTAGCGGAACACCTAATTGATCAAGGACTTCGTCTTTAATTACTAGGGGGTCGTGCGCCACAATGTTTCTACACCCTCGAGCTCTCAGTAAAGCTATAATGTCATGTGTTGGTGAGAGTCTAGTGTCGTCGGTGTCTCCTCTGAAAGCTACTCCCAAGACGCCTATTCTCGAACTACTTACTTTAACACCATGTGTTCTCAGAAATTTTTCAAATCTCTTAACAATTTCGTAAGGCATGAACTCGTTAATGTTTCTAGCAAGGAGTAAGAGTTGCGGGATGAATCCTCTTCTCGTAGCTATGTTTATGATGAAGTATGGGTAGATCGGTATGCACGGACCCCCGACTCCAGGCCCTGGTAAGTGTAGGTGGCAGTAAGGTTGTGAGTTAGCTGCTTCCCTAACTTCATAATAATTTACTCCGAGAACTTCAGAAAGCATGGCTAGCTCGTTTGATAAGGCTATGTTGACGTCTCTATACACTCCCTCAGCTAGTTTAGAAAACTCAGCTGCCTTAATAGAACTTAGCCTTATCACGCCCTTGCTTGATATTCTTGAGTAGAACTTAGCAGCTAGTTCTGCCGACACCTCATTTATGCCTGAGACTATCTTAGGGTAATTAACTTCTATGTCTTCTAGCGAGTGACCAACGTATATTCTCTCAGGACTGTACGCTAAGTAAAAATCTCTCCCAGCAACTAGTCCGCTAACTCTCTCTAGTACTGGCTTAAGAACGCCCTCCGTAGTACCTGGAGGAACGCTAGACTCTAGAATAACTAGGTCTTTTTTCTTAAGCCCGCTACCAACAGATTCGCCAACTTCTACTAACGAACTATAATCAATCTCTTTAGTCAGCCAATCTAGGTATACGGGCACCGTAATCACCTTAACACACGCACTCTCAGAGAATTCGAGACTATCTGTAGTAAGCTTTAACATTCCTTTCTCTAAACCATTATATATGGCTTCTTCTATGTTTCTCTCTAAGAATCTGAAAGAACGTAAGTGAAGTGCTTTGATCTTATCTAAATTTTTATCAACTCCGTAGACTCTTAAGCCCTTCCTTAAGTAGGCGGCTACTAGAGCAAGACCCACGTACCCTAAGCCAAATACTAAAGCCCCGCAACCTCCCTCAAACACCCTATCAACAGGGTCAGAAACACTCATCACGTGACCCACCACTAATGATTGTTATAGCATATAAATCTATGCTTGTGTTCTGGTAGAACTAATTACTGCTGATTCTACCGCACTTAATCAACTACTAAAACTTATTAAGCTACACCCAACCATAAAAGACGAGACTTCATGAAGGTGGGGTAACGTGAGCTACGTGAGACCTACAAGTAACTACATAGGTAAGTATGTTAGGCTGAATAGAATAATGCCTGACGGGAAAAGTGTTATTTTTGCTTTTGATCACGGTGTAGAACACGGCCCTAAAGACTTTACTGAGGAGTCTATAGATCCCAGAAATATCTTAAGTAAAGTCGTTGAGGGGGGAGTTGACGCAATACTGCTACTACACGGCATCGCTAAAGCGACATATGATGTGTGGAGTAATAAGACAGCCTTAATACTAAAGATTACGGGCAAGACTATGCTAAGACCTGAAGACAACAGGTATCTTCAAAGTATTTTCGGTAGCGTGGAAGACGCCGTGTCTATGGGGGCTGAGGCTGTTGCCGCGACTGTTTACTGGGGTAGTCAGTACGAGGACGCAATGTTGAGGAACTGGTTTACAGTGAGAGAGGCTGCTGAGAAATACGGCATGCCGTGCCTTCAGCTAGCTTACCCTAGAAATCCACAAATGAAGAACATATATGATGTCGAGATCGTCAAGTACGGCGCTAGAGCGGCAAGCGAGAGCGGTGCTGATATGATAAAGACTTACTACACAGGAAGCAGAGAAACTTTTGCTGAGGTAGTTAAAGCTGCGGCTGGCGTGCCTGTCTTGATGAGCGGCGGTCCAAAAACACAAGACACTAGAGAATTCTTAATTCAGGTCAGAAACGTAATGGATGCTGGAGCTAGGGGGGTAGTTGTGGGTAGGAATGTCTTCCAGCACAAGAATCCTAGAGGAGTCATAAAGGCTGTTAAAGAGATAGTTCACGAGAACAGAAATCCGGAAGATGTACTGCATTACGTAAAGTAATCTCAGGTAGAGACTCATGATCGACTTACTATGTATAGGACACGCGTTAGTTGACATTAGGTTCTTAGTCAATAAATTTCCGCAACCAGATGAAGAAGCGCGAATACTTGACGAGAAGAGAGGTGTAGGCGGTTCAGCAGCTAATGTGGCTATAGGAGCGAGAAGACTAGGACTCCAGACTGGCTTGATAGCTAAGGTAGGTCTCGACTCTTTTGGACGAATGATAGTTGACGAGCTAATGAGTGAGGGAGTTGATATTTCCGGGGTAAGAATATCTACTACACTCCCAACAGGCTTCTCAATAGTAGTTAGAGATTCTGAAGGCAAGATACTCATATATGGTTTTAAGGGAGCCTCAGAAGACTTAAGCATTAAAGACGTTGATAAAGAACTACTGCGAGACACGCGATACGTGCATATAGCTAGCTTAAGACCTGACACAACTTTAGAGATCCTTAAGTCTCTGGAAGCCGGAAACAAGCCTATAGTATCGTGGGACCCTGGTAGAGTACTAGCCTTGAGCGGGTTAAGTAAGCTAGAGCCAATAATATCATTAGTGGATATTGTTTCAGTCAATAAGAGAGAGATATACTACATAACTGGAGAAAGCGATTACATTAAGGCAGCCGAAAAATTAAGACGTCTGGGCCCTAAGATAATCATAGTCAAAAGAGGCAGTGAAGGAGTTTACGTAGTGAGTGATTCAGCGACTGTAGATATACCAGCTTTCCCACCCGAGAGAGTAGTTGATACTACCGGCGCTGGCGACGCCTTCATAGCAGGTTTTTACTCTGCCCTAAAACGCGGCTACGACCTCGAAGAATCTGTCAAGTACGCAGCACTAGTAGCATCAATCAAGGTAGGAAGACTAGGTTCTCACGAAGTACCAAAACATGAAGAAGTAATTAAGGTAGCTAAAGACCTTTATCAGCTCTCATTCAAAAAGCCATGATATCATTTCTTAGCGAAGAGATAAGGCGATATTAAGTCACCGTATTTTCTCCTAGCGTTTTCAAGTCTTTCTTTCTGAGCTCTCAAAACATCAAACAATATCTTTGGAGTGTCAGGTATTTCTAAATATATAGCCCATATCCTCTCAATTTTTGAGAGTTGTTGCGGGACTCTTAAAGCGAACTGCTTCTCATATAAAGTTTCTGGATATTCCTTACCTAAATACGTGTCAAAGAGCTTTCTAAGGTCCTCATATATGGGTATGAGACCCGTAGGAGTCTCTACAGCTTCTACGTCGTCATGGACTCTTAACTCCATCCACTTCAACCACACTCTCTTATCTACCTTCTCAGCAAGATAGTTTCCATTCTCGTCTTTCAGGAAATAATTGACGCCGTAGATTCTTGGCTTGACCTTAAGCTTCTCAGCAAATCTTAAGTGAAGCTCTGTAAACTTACCTACAGAAATAGATAGGAAGTCTAAGATCGCGTAGGGGTTAAACTCTCTCTCACCCGCTCTACCTAAAACAGCGGTAGTCCTCTCTGATTCTAGGGCGGCTCCCTTAGTGATTATTCCGTGCACCCAATCAAAAGATTCCTCAACAGGAGGTAACGTATCAGAGTCTCTGCCACCAAATATCATGCCGCCTATCGGGACTCCCATAGGGTCATCGATTCTTGGGTCTAAGTATTTTAAGTACCTTATTGAGGTAGTGAATCTAGAGTTCGGGTGTGATGGCACGTTATCTTTGCCAGGCCACCACGCGCCAGCGTAGTTGATCCCTCTACGCGGCTCACCGACTTTACCAGTCCACCAGACCTCGCCGTCCTCTGTCAGTAAGACGTTAGAGAATATGACTTCGTTTTCGGGTGAGTTCAGTATTTCGTAGATTTCAGAGTCGTCTCTGGGATTTATTCCATCAACTATCCCGAACATACCTACCTCGGGGTTTGCGGCTCTCGCTATCCCGTCGAATTCTTTAATTATAGCTAGGTCATCACCAACTACCGTGTCTGACATTAGAGCTGTTGAGGTTTTGCCGCATCCTGCCGGGAACGCTCCAGTAAAGTAAGTTATCCTGTCGCCAGGACCTCTAACACCAGTTATGAACATATGCTCACATAACCACCCTTCTTTAAGACCCCTATTAACGCAGAGCCTGAGTGCTAACTTCTTCAAACCCACTGTGTTGCCCGCATACTGGGTGTTAGTGCTGTATACTGTGTCGTCTTCAAGGTCTATATAGATCCTCCTCTTATCTATATTCTTGCTCCAGCCGTTCTCGTCACGTTCTCCTGCTGAGTGGAGGAATCTCATGTAATTTAGGTTGGGTCCCTGATTAACGAACTCCTCATAACATACCCTGTAGAGGATGTTCTCGCTATGAACCACATACGCAGAGTCCGTTACTTGAACCGCGTACATCGTAAAGGGAGAACTTCTCGGCCCAAAACAATAGAACGATACAAACATTTCCTTGCCACTCATTATGCCCTCAAGTATATTCTTAATTTCGTTAAGTCCTGCCGCCTTCTCGTAAGTATTTATGAGAGGTATCTTCTCCCCACTACTCAACAGTATTCTAGTATTACCTCTATCCCTAGCTAAGTCTTTCGGCCCATCAAAATGGACTGTGTGTTTAGGATATTTAGTTGGTAATTCTTCCTTATTGATGAGTGCTGCACGCCTTACATACTCGAAGTCTTCTTCACTCCCTATAGATACATAAACTGATGAAGGCTTAGTAACTTTTATTATATCAGCTATCCACTTATGAAGTTCCGGGTCGGGAATCTTCAAGAGTCTTTCAAGCATTTCCACACGCATGTGAGAACGTAAGAAGCTAAGATAATCATAGTCTTCTTTAATCAGTCTTTCTCTACCCACACAGCTCACCACAACCATAATACTCAAATTCATTATTAAAGATATCTGTACTTAACAATTTTAAAACGTCTGAAGTGTCTTTTCAGGGACTTACGTTAAATGGTATTTCGAGCAACTTCTTAGAAGCTCTAAATCTTGGTTTTTCTAATACTATACTACCAATAAATCTTGTTGATGGTAAGTGTTCTTTATTACAGGCGTTTATGTTCCAGATACTCCCGTCTACATCATACACTATAACGAGAGTTAACTCCTTAACGTCTGGAGGTACTGGAAACAAGTCATATATTACATTACCGTAAGTTTTCTCAGCTTCTGTCCTTAACATAGTTTTAACCTCAACACGTAGGTCTTCTAAGACTTTCTTATTCGCTAATTCTTCAATTTCCTTAACTTGCTCGTCACTAGGTTTTGTTGGGCAGGTCACAGTTAGCCTGCCGTGCTTGCCTGAAACATAAGTTGATGCAGTCCATAAAGAACCCTCACCTAAGACTCTGACTACAGCTCCTTTAAGAACGTGGAGGGCAGTGTGAGTTCTCATTTCGTCTGAGAATACCTGGCACTCCAGTTCTGAGGGCACGACTGCATCACCATCTCTTAATTAGTCAGAGATCTTAATTTAAAACCATAAAGTAGCATACGTGTGAGAGCCCATCCCTAACAAGTCATGTTTTATGTGGAGCGAGTCGGTCTCATCTGGTGTTCTATGAAGCTCATTAAGAAAACTATCGCGACTATCAAGACAGATATTAAAGCAAAGACTTGAATTAAATTATACTCGTAAAGTACATCAACTATCTTATCTGCAGGATAGACAGCAATTACTTCTATTAAGTTTAAGACGTATCTCGCTAATAAAACTGTAATTAATATAGCTACTACATCTCTCCAAACCCTGATACTCTTCTTAAGGACTCTACTAATCAACCTTCCCGTAAATAGTATTGAGGCTGAGAGTGCTATGAAAGGCACTATCACTTCAGCGTATAACCTAATAGATAGCGGGTCGTAAGAGAAGTCGCGTGAGGCTGCTGAAACTAGCGTGAGAGCAGTGCCCACGGCTAGAGAGAAGATTGCTAAGATTCCTGAAACCCTATATATTGATGACTGTCTCCACTTCCTCAATATAACTTCATGAATCTGAAAACCCCTGATCAAGAGAAACAAACCTAAAAGACCTACTAGCACTTCCCACACGTATATCGAGAGGGGAGTTAGAGACAGTAACGCGAAAACTAGCAAGAGGATGCCTGGTATTCCAAGGATAATTTTAGAGAAACGAGGTTCTTCAATAGCCTTCCTCAAGTACCTACCTAACAAAATATACGTTTCTTCTACACCCCTAAGCTGCTCTATGACCACTCTCTCAAGAGCTACGATGTTAACTATGTTCTGAATAACCGGTATTATTAACTCGTCCTCAGCACTGTCTAAAACCAAAATAAAGTCTCTACTACCTAAAGTACTCACTAAGTATTCAGTCTGCGTTCTGAGTTTTTTGCCAGCCTCTACGTGACTCCCAGGATGTCCAGAAATTATAGCGACCTCAACTTCCTCCCCCTTATCTTTAAGATTCGAATATACTGAGAGAGCATGAAACAAAACGTTGAGGTCTGAGTCATCAGGTCGTAACATACCAAACCTGACAGAAGCACTAACCACGTTCTCATAGCCAATAATAGGAGTCTCAAACCCACTCAACGAAATATCGTCGTCGTAATCGACAGCAACAACCACTAACTTCGACAACCTAGCCCCCATTAAGATTACTACGCATCCTAACGTAATAAATAAGAACATACCCCCATAAGCACATAAACGAACAAGTCATACCTAACCGTTGTGGGATTTATAGATTTTTATCTCTTCCCTCTCACATCTATTATTTGAGGCTCATAGAGGGCTTTCGGGGAAGGGGGTAACGTTCTAAATACTTGAAGCCGAACATCGCTAGCCTATCCTTAAACCCGATGACAATGGCTCCAATTTCTTTCCTCTCAACCATGTCGAAGAGCTCGCTTAGCTATTTCCTGTTTTTATTAAGACCACTTGCTACGTCCTCCAAAATCGCAACGACTTCGTAGCCCTTTAATTTTGCGTAGTCTAACAAGGCTTACCTCTATCTCTCTAATTATTTTCTTTGTTGTTTTTGATCACAAGAAACAAGCATATACTACAGCTCTCTTTCTTACGTTAACTTCCTTTATTCCAAGGAGCCTTTTCAGCTCACTTTCAGGTACTCTCCTCCTACCTCCCAACAATTAATGCGTCTTATCTTACCTTGCTCATTTCAAATCTAGAGTCGTCTAACGCTGACACTGAGGACCCTACTAGCCTCTTTCATCGTATAATGCTTCTCTA
This region includes:
- a CDS encoding alanyl-tRNA editing protein — encoded protein: MPSELECQVFSDEMRTHTALHVLKGAVVRVLGEGSLWTASTYVSGKHGRLTVTCPTKPSDEQVKEIEELANKKVLEDLRVEVKTMLRTEAEKTYGNVIYDLFPVPPDVKELTLVIVYDVDGSIWNINACNKEHLPSTRFIGSIVLEKPRFRASKKLLEIPFNVSP
- a CDS encoding phosphoenolpyruvate carboxykinase (GTP), with protein sequence MGRERLIKEDYDYLSFLRSHMRVEMLERLLKIPDPELHKWIADIIKVTKPSSVYVSIGSEEDFEYVRRAALINKEELPTKYPKHTVHFDGPKDLARDRGNTRILLSSGEKIPLINTYEKAAGLNEIKNILEGIMSGKEMFVSFYCFGPRSSPFTMYAVQVTDSAYVVHSENILYRVCYEEFVNQGPNLNYMRFLHSAGERDENGWSKNIDKRRIYIDLEDDTVYSTNTQYAGNTVGLKKLALRLCVNRGLKEGWLCEHMFITGVRGPGDRITYFTGAFPAGCGKTSTALMSDTVVGDDLAIIKEFDGIARAANPEVGMFGIVDGINPRDDSEIYEILNSPENEVIFSNVLLTEDGEVWWTGKVGEPRRGINYAGAWWPGKDNVPSHPNSRFTTSIRYLKYLDPRIDDPMGVPIGGMIFGGRDSDTLPPVEESFDWVHGIITKGAALESERTTAVLGRAGEREFNPYAILDFLSISVGKFTELHLRFAEKLKVKPRIYGVNYFLKDENGNYLAEKVDKRVWLKWMELRVHDDVEAVETPTGLIPIYEDLRKLFDTYLGKEYPETLYEKQFALRVPQQLSKIERIWAIYLEIPDTPKILFDVLRAQKERLENARRKYGDLISPYLFAKK
- a CDS encoding DUF373 family protein, producing MSKLVVVAVDYDDDISLSGFETPIIGYENVVSASVRFGMLRPDDSDLNVLFHALSVYSNLKDKGEEVEVAIISGHPGSHVEAGKKLRTQTEYLVSTLGSRDFILVLDSAEDELIIPVIQNIVNIVALERVVIEQLRGVEETYILLGRYLRKAIEEPRFSKIILGIPGILLLVFALLSLTPLSIYVWEVLVGLLGLFLLIRGFQIHEVILRKWRQSSIYRVSGILAIFSLAVGTALTLVSAASRDFSYDPLSIRLYAEVIVPFIALSASILFTGRLISRVLKKSIRVWRDVVAILITVLLARYVLNLIEVIAVYPADKIVDVLYEYNLIQVFALISVLIVAIVFLMSFIEHQMRPTRST